A single Populus nigra chromosome 13, ddPopNigr1.1, whole genome shotgun sequence DNA region contains:
- the LOC133670711 gene encoding homeobox-leucine zipper protein HAT7-like isoform X1 — protein MNERSFALSDHQHHMAFPPHHGFMFHSHEDNDHHPSPSSLNSLPSCPPQLFPGSGGQFLMKRSMSFSGMEKCEEVGHGEDDLSDDGSQIGEKKKRLNLEQVKALEKSFELGNKLEPERKMQLAKALGLQPRQIAIWFQNRRARWKTKQLEKDYEVLKKQFDALKADNDALQAQNKKLHAELLSLKSRESNEVNLKKETDGSWSNGSENSCDVNLDISRNPVASSPVSSQLTTKHLFSAPIRPATITQLLQGSSRSDLQCLKVDQLIHQDENFCSMFNGIEEQQGFWPWPEQQHATFSLNQAQFSNN, from the exons atgaATGAAAGATCTTTTGCGCTGAGTGATCATCAACATCATATGGCATTTCCTCCACATCATGGTTTTATGTTCCATTCCCATGAAGACAATGACCACCATCCCTCTCCTTCTTCTCTCAACTCTCTTCCCTCCTGCCCTCCTCAGCTTTTTCccg GAAGTGGAGGGCAGTTCTTGATGAAGAGATCGATGTCGTTTTCTGGAATGGAAAAATGTGAAGAAGTAGGGCATGGAGAAGATGACTTGTCTGATGATGGGTCACAGATAGGGGAGAAAAAGAAGAGGCTCAACTTGGAGCAAGTTAAGGCACTTGAGAAGAGCTTTGAGTTAGGAAACAAGCTTGAACCTGAGAGGAAAATGCAGCTGGCCAAGGCTTTGGGTTTGCAGCCAAGGCAGATAGCTATTTGGTTTCAAAACAGGAGGGCTAGATGGAAGACTAAGCAGTTAGAGAAAGACTATGAGGTCTTAAAGAAACAGTTTGATGCACTTAAGGCTGATAATGATGCCCTTCAAGCCCAGAACAAGAAACTTCATGCAGAG CTACTGTCTCTAAAAAGTAGAGAATCAAATGAAGTTAACCTCAAGAAAGAAACTGACGGTTCTTGGAGCAATGGAAGTGAGAACAGTTGTGATGTCAACTTAGATATCTCAAGAAATCCAGTAGCATCAAGTCCCGTATCATCCCAACTAACCACTAAACATCTCTTCTCCGCACCCATCAGGCCTGCAACCATCACTCAACTTCTCCAAGGTTCATCAAGATCAGACCTTCAATGTTTGAAGGTTGATCAGTTGATTCATCAAGATGAAAACTTCTGCAGCATGTTCAATGGCATAGAGGAGCAGCAAGGATTTTGGCCATGGCCTGAGCAACAGCATGCTACATTTTCATTGAACCAAGCTCAGTTCTCCAACAATTAG
- the LOC133670711 gene encoding homeobox-leucine zipper protein ATHB-13-like isoform X2, translating to MKRSMSFSGMEKCEEVGHGEDDLSDDGSQIGEKKKRLNLEQVKALEKSFELGNKLEPERKMQLAKALGLQPRQIAIWFQNRRARWKTKQLEKDYEVLKKQFDALKADNDALQAQNKKLHAELLSLKSRESNEVNLKKETDGSWSNGSENSCDVNLDISRNPVASSPVSSQLTTKHLFSAPIRPATITQLLQGSSRSDLQCLKVDQLIHQDENFCSMFNGIEEQQGFWPWPEQQHATFSLNQAQFSNN from the exons ATGAAGAGATCGATGTCGTTTTCTGGAATGGAAAAATGTGAAGAAGTAGGGCATGGAGAAGATGACTTGTCTGATGATGGGTCACAGATAGGGGAGAAAAAGAAGAGGCTCAACTTGGAGCAAGTTAAGGCACTTGAGAAGAGCTTTGAGTTAGGAAACAAGCTTGAACCTGAGAGGAAAATGCAGCTGGCCAAGGCTTTGGGTTTGCAGCCAAGGCAGATAGCTATTTGGTTTCAAAACAGGAGGGCTAGATGGAAGACTAAGCAGTTAGAGAAAGACTATGAGGTCTTAAAGAAACAGTTTGATGCACTTAAGGCTGATAATGATGCCCTTCAAGCCCAGAACAAGAAACTTCATGCAGAG CTACTGTCTCTAAAAAGTAGAGAATCAAATGAAGTTAACCTCAAGAAAGAAACTGACGGTTCTTGGAGCAATGGAAGTGAGAACAGTTGTGATGTCAACTTAGATATCTCAAGAAATCCAGTAGCATCAAGTCCCGTATCATCCCAACTAACCACTAAACATCTCTTCTCCGCACCCATCAGGCCTGCAACCATCACTCAACTTCTCCAAGGTTCATCAAGATCAGACCTTCAATGTTTGAAGGTTGATCAGTTGATTCATCAAGATGAAAACTTCTGCAGCATGTTCAATGGCATAGAGGAGCAGCAAGGATTTTGGCCATGGCCTGAGCAACAGCATGCTACATTTTCATTGAACCAAGCTCAGTTCTCCAACAATTAG